The window CCCAACAACGACGTGGACGCTTCGCTGTCGCCAGGCGCGGCGCACCCAACAACGACGTGGACGCTTCGCTGTCGCCAGGCGCGGCGCACCCAACAACGACGTGGACGCTTCGCTGTCGCTATGACGACGGCGAAGCGTCCACGCGGATGAAGATCGGTGAGCGCTCCGTGCCTACAGGGCCGCCAGGGAGTCGGCGATGGCGCGGAGGCCCTCGTCGACCTCGTCGGCGGTGATCGTCAGCGGCGGGGCGATGCGCAGCACGTTGCCGTACAGGCCGCCCTTGCCGATCAGCAGCCCGCGCTCCCTGGTGCTCTCGAGCACCTTCGCCGCGGCCGCCGTCGACGGCGTCTTGCCGTCGGCCTCGACGAGCTCGACGCCGACCATCAGGCCCTTGCCCCGCACGTCGCCGACCACCGGGTACTTCGCCTGCAGCTCACGCAGCCCGGAGATCAGCCGCGAGCCGACCTCGTGGGCGTGCCGCTGCAGGTCGTGGTCGCGTACGTAGTCGAGCACGGCGAGCGCCGCGCGGGTGGCGACCGGATTGCCGCCGAACGTGGAGATCGAGTTCGCGTTGACACTGTCCATCAGGTCGCCCCGCGCCACGATGCCGCCGATGGCGAGGCCGTTGCCGAGTCCCTTGGCGAACGTCATCGCGTCCGGCACCACACCGTGTGCCTGGATGCCCCAGAAGTGCTCGCCCGTGCGGCCCCAGCCGGTCTGCACCTCGTCGGACACGAAGAGGATGCCGTACTCGTCGAGCACCTCCTTCATCGCGCCGAAGAACCCGTCCGGCGGCGTGGCGAACCCGCCGACGCCCTGGATCGGCTCGGCGATCATGCAGGCGACGTCGCCGGCCGTGGTCGTGACGATCACCTCGCGCAGGTCGTCGACACACGCCGCGATGAAGCCCTCGTCGTCGAGGTGACCGAACGGGCTGCGGAACCGGTAGCCCGAGTGCACGTAGCTCACGTTGACGGGGGTGAGGCTCGACGCCGACCACCCGCGGTTGCCGGTGATGCCCATCGCGGCGTACGAGCGGCCGTGGTAGCTGTTGCGCAGCGCGAGGATCTGGTTGCTCCGCCGGTACTGCGTCGCGAGCAGGAGCGCTGCCTCGTTGGCCTCGGTGCCGGAGTTCGCGAAGAACACCTTCGCGTCCGGGATGCCGGACAGCTCGGCGATCCGCTCGGCGAGCTCCACCTGCTGCCGGATGAGATACAGCGTCGATGTGTGGACGACGCCGGTGTCGAGCTGCTCGCGTACGGCGTCGCGCACCTCGGGTACGCCGTAGCCGAGCATGTTGGTCAGGATGCCCGCGAAGAAGTCGAGGTACGTGTTGCCCTCACCGTCGGTCACCCGGCGACCGTCGCCCGAGACCAGCTCGATCGGCTGGTCGTAGAGCACGGCGATCCAGTCCGGTAGTACCGCCTGGTGCCTCTTCCACAGATCCGCGTGCTCTCCCATCGGCCACTCTCCCTCCGTTCGCCCGGCGTCCTTCTCTCACCTTGCCATGTCGGGAGTGACTGTCCCACCGGCGTTCCGCTGGCTGGGACACGGCCGGAGCCGGGATGAGAGACTTCTCATCCGCATCTCATCACCGGCTCAGTACGGACTGGCACCGTAGGGCACATGAAACACCTCCGCCGACCCGGCCGTCTCGTGGTCGTCCTCCTGCTCCTCGGCTGCGCCGTGCTCGCCGCGGCCCTGCTCACGGTCCGCAGCACGACGGCGCAGAGCCCGGAACCGTCGCTCGGTCCCCTCGTCGACGCGACCAGGACCAGCGGGTCGACGCCCACGCCGACCACCGCGCCGCCGTCGACGACCTCGCCGTCCCCGTCGTCCCCGTCGGCCACCGACGACGATGACGACGACGGCGCCACGCCGGTGCCGCCCGGCAGCCCGTCGACCGCCGGTGACGACGATGACGACGATGATGACGACGACGACGACGACGGTCGCGGTCGAGGCCGCGGCCGCGGCGACGACGACTGACGGATGTCCCCTCTCTGCCCTCGATCGTCCCGCACACTGGCGTGATGAAGATCAGCGCGAGGTTCCGCATCCTCTCCTGGATGCTGCTGCTCGTCGCGGTCGCGCTCCTGCTGTCGATCCTCGCCACCAGGGCGATCCTCGCCGGGGCGCTGACCGACCGCCTCGACGCGGAGCTCGCCCAGGAGGTGGGCGAGTTCCGGACGTTCGCGAAGGACACCAGGGCCGCGAGCGTCGACGACCTGCTCGCCGAGCACCTGCGGCAGAAGCTGCCCGACCGCAACGAGACGTTCTTCAGCATCGTCGGGGGCGTCGCGTCGCGCCGCTCGTCGCACACGCCGCCGGCGCGGCTCGACCAGGACGACGCCCTGGTCCGCGAGATCGCCTCGGCGCGCACGCCCAGGTACGGCTGGGCCGAGTCCTCCGTCGGAAGGGTGCGGTACGCGGTCGTTCCAGTGCGCCTCACGGGTGACACCCGCCTGGGGCACCTCGTTGCCGCCGAGTTCTACGACCTCGAGGCCCGCGAGAACGCCACCACCGTCCGGGTGCTCACCCTGGTCGGCTTCGGCTCGCTCGCGGTGGCCGGCGCGGTCGGCTGGGTCGTCGCCGGACGCGTGCTCGCCCCCGTTCGGCTGCTGCGGCAGATGGCCGGGCGGGTGACCGGCGAGGACCTCGCGGGTCGCATCGAGGTGACGGGCAACGACGACCTCGCCCAGCTCGCCTCGACGTTCAACACCATGCTCGACCGGCTCGAGCAGGGCTTCGCGACGCAACGGCGGTTCCTCGACGACGCGGGTCACGAGCTCCGCACGCCGATCACCGTGATCCGCGGCCATCTCGAGCTGATGGGCGACGACCCGCACGAGCGGGAGGAGACGCTCGCGCTGGTCAGCGACGAGCTCGCCCGGATGAACCGCATCGTCGAGGACCTCCTGCTCCTCGCCCGGTCCGAGCAGCCCAACTTCCTGTCGCCGGGCGAGGTCGAGCTCGCCGACCTCACGGTGCAGGTCGTCGCGAAGTCCAGGGCGCTCGGCGACCGGCGCTGGGGCGTCGACGACATCGCCGAGCGCATCGTCCTCGCCGACAGCCAACGGCTGACACAGGCCCTCATGCAGCTCACTTCGAACGCCGTCGCGCACACGCGGCACGGCGACTCGATCGGCGTCGGCTCCGCCGTCAACGACAGCCGGGTCCTGTTGTGGGTACGCGACACCGGGCACGGCATCCCCGCGGACGAGCTCGACCAGCTGTTCGAACGCTTCAGCCGCGGCAGCAGGGCCGGGCGCGGGACGGGTGCGGGGCTGGGGCTCGCCATCGTCAGATCGATCGCCCGCGCCCACGGCGGCACCGTCCGGGTCGCCAGCGAGGAGGGCAAGGGCGCGACGTTCACCCTCGACCTGCCTCTGCGCGACTGGACCGTCCCGCACGGTGGCCCGCGGGCCGTACGCCACGCCGGAGACCGGAGGTAGATGACATGGCCAGCCGCATCCTCATCGCGGAGGACGAGGCGCGGATCGCGTCGTTCGTCGAGAAGGGACTGCGCGCCAACGGCTTCACGACCACGATCGCGACTGACGGCACCACCGCCTACAGCCTCGCGAAGTCGGGGGCGTTCGACCTCGTCGTCCTCGACATCGGCCTGCCGGGCGAGGACGGCTTCAGCGTGCTGCGCAGGCTGCGTGCCGAGCGGGTGACGATCCCGGTCATCATCCTGACCGCGCGCGACGAGGTGGCCGACCGGGTGGCGGGACTCGAGGGCGGCGCCGACGACTACGTGCCCAAGCCGTTCGCGTTCGAGGAGCTCCTCGCCCGCGTCCGGCTGCGGCTCTACGCCGACCACGTCGCGGAACCCACGACGCTGCGCGCCGGTGCCGTGGTCCTCGACCTGCGCACCCGCAAGGCGACCATCGGCGACAAGGTGGTGGAGCTGAGCGCCCGCGAGTTCGCCCTCGCCGAGCTGCTGGTGCGCCACCCGGACCAGGTGCTGTCCCGCGAGCAGATCCTCAGCCACGTCTGGGGCCTCGACTTCGACCCCGGGTCGAACGTCGTCGACGTCTACATCAGGTACCTGCGCCGCAAGCTCGGCGCCGACACCATCGCGACCGTCCGCGGCATGGGGTACCGCCTGGTGGCTCAGGAGTCCGGCGGCTGAACCGCCACGAGCTCACCGCCGCGTCGTCGCGGCGACGCCGGCGATCAGGATGCCGCCGACCACGAGGTGCATGCAGAGCAGCGTGACCATCGCCCCGACGCTCACCGCGCCCAGCGGCCCGGTCAGCGAGATCGCGAGCACGACACCCGAGACGATCAGCCAGACCATCCGCCCGCGCGCCAGCAGCCGCTCGAGCAGCGCGAGCAGGCCCAATCCAACCGCGCTCGCACCTACGGCCATCAGCAGCACCGCGAGCGGCCCGACGTGCATCTGCCCGCCCGCCCGGACGATGAGGTCGACCCCGGCCACCGGCACGGCGACCGCCCACACGGCGAACCCGCCCGCGACCGCGCCGAGCGCCGCGCTCAGGCGCTTCCCCCAGGCTGCCGTCCCGCGCATGTTCGGTTCGGCTGCCGCCTCGTTCGCGGTGTTCGTCATCTCGAGCCCATCCCCTCGGTCGTGCCCGTCGGGTACTGCCGTCGCCGAGAACGCTACGGACGGTACGCGACGCCCGAGCAGTACCGCAGGAACAGAGTCGGAAATCGGTTGCCGGACTGTCGGCCGGGACGGGTAGCGTCCTGATCGTGGCAGAAACCCGCACGCTCGTGCACGCGCGCGCCCTGGTCAAGCGCTTCGGCTCGTTCGAGGCCGTGCGCGGGATCGACCTCGACGTGCGCCGCGGCGAGTTCTTCGGCTTCCTCGGGCCGAACGGCGCGGGCAAGAGCTCGACCATGCGCATGGTCGCCTGCGTGTCGCCACCCACGGGCGGCGAGCTGTCGATCCTCGAGATGGATCCACGCCGGGAAGGACCGGAGATCCGGGCCCGCCTCGGCGTCGTGCCCCAGGACGACACGCTCGACACCGAGCTCACCTGCCGCGAGAACCTCGTGGTCTACGCCCGCTACTTCGGCATCCCGCGCCGTATCGCCAAGCAGCGGGCCGACGAGCTACTCGAGTTCGTCCAGCTCACCGACCGGGCCGGCGACAAG is drawn from Streptosporangiales bacterium and contains these coding sequences:
- a CDS encoding aminotransferase class III-fold pyridoxal phosphate-dependent enzyme, with the protein product MGEHADLWKRHQAVLPDWIAVLYDQPIELVSGDGRRVTDGEGNTYLDFFAGILTNMLGYGVPEVRDAVREQLDTGVVHTSTLYLIRQQVELAERIAELSGIPDAKVFFANSGTEANEAALLLATQYRRSNQILALRNSYHGRSYAAMGITGNRGWSASSLTPVNVSYVHSGYRFRSPFGHLDDEGFIAACVDDLREVIVTTTAGDVACMIAEPIQGVGGFATPPDGFFGAMKEVLDEYGILFVSDEVQTGWGRTGEHFWGIQAHGVVPDAMTFAKGLGNGLAIGGIVARGDLMDSVNANSISTFGGNPVATRAALAVLDYVRDHDLQRHAHEVGSRLISGLRELQAKYPVVGDVRGKGLMVGVELVEADGKTPSTAAAAKVLESTRERGLLIGKGGLYGNVLRIAPPLTITADEVDEGLRAIADSLAAL
- a CDS encoding response regulator — translated: MASRILIAEDEARIASFVEKGLRANGFTTTIATDGTTAYSLAKSGAFDLVVLDIGLPGEDGFSVLRRLRAERVTIPVIILTARDEVADRVAGLEGGADDYVPKPFAFEELLARVRLRLYADHVAEPTTLRAGAVVLDLRTRKATIGDKVVELSAREFALAELLVRHPDQVLSREQILSHVWGLDFDPGSNVVDVYIRYLRRKLGADTIATVRGMGYRLVAQESGG
- a CDS encoding HAMP domain-containing protein is translated as MSARFRILSWMLLLVAVALLLSILATRAILAGALTDRLDAELAQEVGEFRTFAKDTRAASVDDLLAEHLRQKLPDRNETFFSIVGGVASRRSSHTPPARLDQDDALVREIASARTPRYGWAESSVGRVRYAVVPVRLTGDTRLGHLVAAEFYDLEARENATTVRVLTLVGFGSLAVAGAVGWVVAGRVLAPVRLLRQMAGRVTGEDLAGRIEVTGNDDLAQLASTFNTMLDRLEQGFATQRRFLDDAGHELRTPITVIRGHLELMGDDPHEREETLALVSDELARMNRIVEDLLLLARSEQPNFLSPGEVELADLTVQVVAKSRALGDRRWGVDDIAERIVLADSQRLTQALMQLTSNAVAHTRHGDSIGVGSAVNDSRVLLWVRDTGHGIPADELDQLFERFSRGSRAGRGTGAGLGLAIVRSIARAHGGTVRVASEEGKGATFTLDLPLRDWTVPHGGPRAVRHAGDRR